From Deltaproteobacteria bacterium:
GCGAGCCATCTCTTGGAACGGTCGATCATGTGCACCTCTGCATTGGAGGGACTCGATCTGATTTCCATTACACCCACATCTCCGGAGTCCTTCGGCGTCTCAACAACCTTGGCGGTCGATTGCACCGGGGTTTCAGAGACCGCGGGAGGTGTTTTTGAGGCCTTTTCCGGCAGGCGAGTCTCGACCATCGGCTGCTCGACCGGTGCGGCGGACGCCGGCCGGTGAACCTCTGCGGACGGCTTTTTATCGGACAAATCATCGGCGAGGCTGAACACCGTTCGTTCCAGATCCCCCAACGATTGCGCTCTTCCTTGAAGGTATTTCAAAATAGTACCCGTGTTCGTGTCGATCATGCGCACTGAAACGTAGATGGGCAAACGTTCGTCGAGACGAACCACGCTGCCCATGATGATGGCTTCGACGCCGTATATGTTACCTACTTTTGCCGCCGTTTTCGGGTCGATGATTCCGGTCTGACTCATGGCCTGTTCACTAAGAATTTCGTCCAGCGAAAGGCGCTCCTTTACATCAAATTTGTCGTTCTGTACAAGCGCCGCGGTGAACCAATTAGCTACGATGGCTCCTGCGTCCGGAATATCGATCTTGCCCTGAACGTCAAACTTGACGGTGGCCACCTTGAGTTTTCCTTTGGGCGGCGCCGCGCTTATCGCTACGAGTCCGCTCAGTAGCACGCAGAAAAAAAGAACGACCATACAAAGAAAAGGACCGGCCCCCTGCGCATGTCTACGACTTCCCTTCTCCGTCAAGACACACGCACCAACCCCCTGCTCGACCTTTTCAATAATTCCGCCCATCTTAGTTCCCTCCGGCGCTTCTTGCCTTCCTAGCACCCGTTCACCTTCGCCCGATTCAGTTCAGTGCAAGAGCGATCTCTTTATTGAGCTTAACCGTTCATCAGTGGGTCCGCAAGCAATAAAACATCCGGTTGCGGGCAAAAGTCAAGTCCGACGTCCCATGACCCGGCAGACGAACTCGAAGACCTCAGGATCGAACCGATCCATCAGCGCAACCTCAGGTCGGCCCCGAGGCGCAAATCGATCCTCCTTCGCGCCCCTCCACGCACGCATCCAAATCTTCCGAGTGAACGCCCGGGTGGTCCGAATGTTGACAGCCATGTCCGCCATGGGTCAGCAAGTTCTTAAGCTTCCGAAAAACCGGCTTAACGGAAAGACCGAGCAATACAACAGCTCCCAGAGTGCGCGCCCATTCCGGGACGATCTCGGCGGCCTTCCCAACGACGGCTTGCGCCGACAACCCGAAGGAGAGGTACACCTGGTCCACCGCCAGACCGCAAGCAACGGCCAAGACCGAAAGGGTGATCAGGTAAATGGCCGTGGCCCTCTTCCCAAGAACCCCCATCAGTACGGTCAAGGAGGTGACGTTGGTGGCCGGGCCTGCCAGCAGGAACACCAGAGCCGCGCCGGGACTGACGCCCTTGAGGATAAGGGCCGCTGCGATGGGTGTCGAAGCGGTGGCGCAGATATAAATGGGAATCCCCATCGCGAGCATAAGAAGCATGGCCGGAAGTCCGCCACCTAAATAATGAGTCAGCACGTCAATGGGTATCAGGGCTCCTATGATCCCGGCCAACAGGATCCCCACCAGGAACCACCCGGCCAGGTCGTTCCAGAGATCTCCAAACGCGAAGCCGATACCCGCTGCAATCTTTTCAGGAAAGCTGTGGTGTCGATTGTGCTCTTCCGGAGGACATTCCACGCCGCTGCAACAACCGTCAACCGGACAGGTCAGATCCGGCTTGTCGGCCACGGTATGTTTGGGCGACTCGATGAGGTT
This genomic window contains:
- a CDS encoding SO_0444 family Cu/Zn efflux transporter, with the translated sequence MNVLYAILSESWRLLVDASVYMLFGMLMGGMLKVFLNPAAVSKHLGQGRFSSVFKAAFLGVPVPLCSCGVLPAAASLKRQGANKGAVTAFLISTPESGVDSIATSYALLDPIMTVARPVAAFVTAACAGILENLIESPKHTVADKPDLTCPVDGCCSGVECPPEEHNRHHSFPEKIAAGIGFAFGDLWNDLAGWFLVGILLAGIIGALIPIDVLTHYLGGGLPAMLLMLAMGIPIYICATASTPIAAALILKGVSPGAALVFLLAGPATNVTSLTVLMGVLGKRATAIYLITLSVLAVACGLAVDQVYLSFGLSAQAVVGKAAEIVPEWARTLGAVVLLGLSVKPVFRKLKNLLTHGGHGCQHSDHPGVHSEDLDACVEGREGGSICASGPT